The Zeugodacus cucurbitae isolate PBARC_wt_2022May chromosome 4, idZeuCucr1.2, whole genome shotgun sequence genome includes the window aataaactcaaaaactactgtgccgatttcaaaaattatttcgccattgtaaagctacattcaccccgagtaatatAGGCTATATTAATtgcaagaatctcaactttttggaaatagctCGCAGGTGAGGATTTCAAAAAGACTACGTGATGgataatcttaatctgaaactgaaattcgttttgcaagtcattctcgtCGCTTAAGAGACAACGACAGCGGACACAAAGACTTGAGGTCGTAAtcgttgacccagtttcaaaaaatggtccttgcggtgacaatcataagtccttggagattcatctaaaagtttagttttagttttataaatagaaaatcctgggcctgatcgaagttttttttcaaaaattaacaaaatgtcgGCCTCAGGAAAcattcgggaaaaaatcaactgttaaatggtttaaaaaaatcgaaattaaaaaaaaaaatccttcgatcaggcctgagtttattatgtattctaaaagctgtataaatttcattaaaatctactgagcggttttcgagttacagttgtcacctgttcaaaaaacatagttgtgagaaaaacgcatttcaaGTTTTACACTaacgttttggagtgcccgagagctctttgttatttgtcgaataactcgaaaagtaattattggatcaacttcaaattttcagagaatatttttacgaTATTACACGaagcgaaaatgtaaaaaactgactacccctaaccccttaaactcgtgcgaagttttaaataaatttacttctctgtaatatatatgtttatataattacctacatataaatatatatgtatcacaTAACAGCTGAgttaaaagcaaacacatccgGATACAATTGGTAAGCACAAATGCGAATGCAATTGCCGTGACAGTGGTGTGGACAAACACCGGCCAACCAACACCAACTTCCCTTTTGCTTTTGCATTACCTTTACAATAAACGCATTCAAGTGCatgcttttgtatgtatgtatgtttgcatttaaaaaagcttttgcACAACGTGCACCACACAACTATTAGCTGACTAATAAATCGCGAATGCACTTTTGCAAATGTGAATGTGTGTTTGCCAACAGATAGCTAGTTATGTGCATAATGCATTCTGCTGACCGTAAGCTTTGGCGTTAGAAACGACCTTCAGCCAGAACATTGACCGCGAATTCATTATTGATGCATTATTTAGTAGCCGTGAGaatacgcatacatacatatatatatatatatatatatatatgtttaaaggtgtgtgtgtttatCTAATGGGGGGATTCTTTCTGTTCGCATACCTAGAGAATATGCCTGCACCTGTGCACACACATAAACTAGCAATGTCTGTTTGTATTGAAAGCTTTGTAAGTAATATTTATTGCAGTGGCAAATTGCTCAATTCCGCATTAAAATTGTTAATACATTTTACGAGACATGCATGTCtgcacatttatatatttttaatgtgaaAACAGAATTTATGGTTCACCTCTTTTTTGGTGGTTAAACTATTGATTACActgagaaaaaataatttgatttctgAAGGTATTATAACCTCTTCCAATAAATTCGACAGTTGTTTAATGCCTAGTTCCTAATGGAAATAGGTGTCAAAGAGTAGATATTATGCTATAAATGAGCTTTATACCCCTCCCTTTAGATGTTCTAAGTCATCTGAAGTCCAGTTGGAGTAAAGATTAGATTAGGTTATTTTCAATGGCAGCTCCCACCAAAGGGGACACACTTACTCTATTAAGGACAGTGCTTTGTGatgacaaataatttatttcttaaatttaagaatcggCAAAGCGCCTTGAATCTACCACAAATCTACAGAGGTTTTTTATGCTTCTATATTTTACCTCATTCTCCTTCAAGTACCTTCTGCAGCTAGCGTCTaggaacattttttaatttgaccGCGTAAATTCCGATGTGACAATGGCCAGCTAGAACCACTATGACTAAGAACATATTGACTTTATTGAAGGCGAAGACCTAGACCTTGGGCCAGTAGGATCTTGCGACTGAAGAAGTGTTACTGACTGTCCAGCGCTTGCTCACTTTAATTGTAGCCCATCCATATACATAGAAGTGAATTAAAAGAGGATATAGTGGTGCTAGGCTAGGTAGGCTCATCAGTCTTGCAATTTTCAGCGAGTCCGGTGTGACCAGGCACTCAAGCTAGTCTGTTTGCAAAGTGAACCGATGCCAATGATAGTGAGGACATATGAAGTATAGTTTGATATGAAATTCAGATCCAAAAGGTTCAAGAGTTAACACCACGACCAATATTAGGAACTATTTAATAATTCGGATTCTCGAGATTTAAATGGCACTTTTAAGGGCTTAATAGCTGGTACTAATGTCTAgggtttaattttttcaaatctgATCGCCATTTTCCCTTTGCCCATGACCCaactttcgaaaatttgttttgatatGACTTAGAAATCTAATGATCCTTTATGTGGCTCTCTATCATCAATCGTAATGAGCAAGAAACCTCGAAATTTCATCAGTTGAACGAGGCCCAAGGCAAGGTTAACACGAAAGCCATGTATGAGTTAgtcttttatgtttttaaatcagaaatatataattaataaaagagGAAATTTTCAGCTTGATCGAGGCCACACCATATCCAATTGGTTGCCACCTTATTACTTTcgaagatatacatatgttcttGTTAGTCTTCTACAAATGTGGTATGATATCGTACCAAAAAGATCCTCATAGTTCTTATATTTCACTGTACCTGTACAGCAAAAAACTCTCCTTAAGATTAGGGACATACTCATGCGGTCATCCGGTCTTGTACTCAGTACAATCGACTACATTAGTAAAGGGTTTTTAATTGCTTTGAAGAAAGCTCAAGCAAATTTTTAAAGCTCAGCGATTTTTGATAGATATCTCTTGGGACTAACATCCGAGTAGAGATATTTTTAAGACTCCTACGAACATTTCAGATGTTTATCTTTTAACTCTTCGAGGTTTCCGACCTCCAGATGCCTTCTATTTAGATTTCTTTCCGATTCACCATATCCTTTTTCGATTTGTTTGAGATTATAAAATAGGTTTTATGCCTATATGTTGGCTTAATCGCCCTAATCTCATCAAATAGGGATACTTACTAGaagatcttaaaaaaatttggtttcacACCGGTCCTGGCTTTTtattaagcttttaaaaattaaaatagtttcaaGAACAGCAATAAATTAGCTAAAACAATAACCACTTACCTAGTATCTTTCCCAATCAAACAGGTTAATGAACCCTTAAAACTTACCACTCAAACGATTCACTTATCTAGCCACACTTGAACAGCCTTGaacctaaaaatatatgtatgtaaacatatcTGTGTGCGAATGCAGAAAATACCGATCGAATCATAAACAGTAATTATGGCGAGTATCTAAGCAAAAGCTCCACGcgcttttgcatttgttgttgcattttacaTTTGGCGTTAGGGTTCAATGACTTCTGAAGTGAtcgttagttgttgtttttgcaaattaaCCGGGTGCAATACAAAGCAGCgcgccaaaacaaaaacaacaacaacaacgaagaaaCGAAGCGGCTTAAATGCAACCGAAACGAATGCAACAGCGCCCTAGCTACCCCAAACAGTGGGGGCAGCGACAataacaactataacaacatTGACAAAAGCAAAACGAAACGATTTCCGCTGCTGCTAAAAGCACGTGAATGTCAACGTTATGATGCGCGAGCGCTATTGAGTGCAGTAGAGAGCGCGGGAGCAAATCGCCGGCATGCAGTTGTAGAGCTAATAGAACGTAGAGCGCAAAGCGCGTGCCCACATATGTGCATACTGACTGCTATAAAAGCTTGCAGACGACTAGTTGGCACAATCAGTCGGTCAATTGGACACGGACGACGCGGAAGAGCGAACAGCGTAACATAAGCGCGCGtttaataagaaaacatttCTTCTTACTTACTTTCGTAGAAGCGCGCACGTAATAATtacaagttgttgtttttgttgtgttactttatttgttttgttaagtCATTTGTAAACACTGCGTCAGCATGTTGGAGAGCAGAGAAAACCAAAATATTGTGATTAAAAGTGTTGACGGCGACGCCGCGTTGCTGGAACAACAAAGTGAAACACTTTCACCGCAAGTTTTGAACGCTTACCGTGAGTTGGCCAAACGCTATGCCATCGCCGATTTCGAGTTGGCTGTACAACCCATAGGTGGACCAGGTGAAAACTCGTTTGGCTCCGTGCTGAAAGTGTGCATAACGCCTACAGGCGCGCCAGCTCAGCCCGCGCTGCACACGATACTGAAGCTCGCGCCTACGAGCCCAGCGCGTCGCACACATATGCGCGTCAAGGATGTCTACACGCGTGAAGTGTTCATGTACGCGCAAGTGTTTAGCGAATTTGCCGCGCTGAGCGCGTCACAAGCTAACGCGGTGGAGCGCGCACAATTCAACGCCGCGCCGCAGATGTTGTACGCATCGCTGAAGGACGACGCTGAGTTCATAATTTTTGAGGACTTAACCGCCGCGGATTTTGAAAACAACTTACGCAGCAATCTACCCACTTATGATTTGGTGGTGTGCGCATTTCGTGCGCTCGCGCAATTGCACGCAATGTCATTTGTTTTGCAAGCGCGTCAGCCGCAGCGCTTTGCCGCGTTGGTCGCGCAAATGGATGATAATCTCTTCACGGCCGATATGGAGGAGGTGTCAGTGGAGTTTGGCAAGAAGCATGTGCGCCGCACGCGTCACTTGCTGGAGGCGGACTTGCAGTTGAGCGGTGAGCATACGCCAGAGATGCGCGAGGTGCTGCGTGCGCTGCAAAAAATTGAGGATAATTTTCTTAAGATTTGTTTGAAGGCGGTTAATGGCGCAGCGTATGCGCCCTACTCGGTTATATGTCACGGTGATTTCTGGAACAACAACATACTCTATAAATTCGATGTAAGTTGACAATTTTACTGCGCAAAATGAATTTGGGAAACGCGTGTGAGGTGGagggatttttaattttttttatatttataaactcgagtttaatgtTTTGAGTTTACGATCAACTGTCTTGATCATTGATATGCTTAACAGACCTTTCGAGTTTAATTTTAACATCTTTGacttatgtaaatttatatttgtaacataaactcgagtttaatgtTTTGAGTTTATGATTAACTGTTCTCATTGAGATGCTCAAGAGACGTTTGAGttcattttcaacacttttgaGATAGTAAACTCGGTGTTGATGAGTAGAGTTTAACGCTAAACaccaatatatacaataaacacGAGTTTGACAGGCAATATGAACTTACCAACAACTAATAACTAGTCTCTTAATGGTCCTAGGACTACTGATACGAAAAAGAgagtaaagcaacaacaaattatataatCCACAGACCGAAAAAAACGTTTCccaaacaaaagcgaaaataagaatttataatttatacaaattatatacaacACCATATTATTGCAGTCCAGCAACAAAGAACGCCACACCGCCGTCAAGGCCAAACTGATTGACTTTCAAATTTCACGCTACGCACCGCCAATCTTGGATTTGGTGCACTATCTGTACGCCTGCACCGAGAAACCGCTACGAGATGCGCATTTCAATGAATTCATGCAAATCTATTACGACACATTGGCACAGTGCATACGCGACTACGAGTTGGACCCCGCTGTGCTATATCCCGAAGCCATATTCCGCGAGCAATTGCGACAATTTGGCGTTTATGGTTATTGCATGTCGGCATTTGCGCTGCCATTTTTCGTATCGAATGCGAATGAAATACCCGATTTGGATAAAGTCTCCGAGGCCATACAAGAGCTGTCCTCGTCATCATCATCGGCCTCAGATTGTTCGGATACAGATGATGTTAACGACGAAGTGGGAGGAAAAGAACGAGAACAAAAGCggctaaataataataacaacaacaacaataataataataataataaaacagcgTCAACAAAAAGTCAAAGCGCCGCTGAGTTAGTAGACGAATTGGATATTTTGACCGAGCGCACTTTACCCATATTCAAAAGGCGTATGATTGGCAATATTTTGGATTTACAGCAGTACAATATGCTTGAAAACGTTTTGAAGTATTAGTGAGTAATTGTGAGTGCCAAAGAGCGAGTAGTTAGTGTGATAGAGAGAGAACTAAATAGGTCAAAGCGAGAATTCAATGTGGCAGAGAGAGAAGTTAATGGGtcagagagagaaagagagagagaaagagatagagagggagagagagaaagagatagagagggagagagagaaagagatagagagggagagagagaaagagatagaGAGGGAGAGAAAGAAAAAgatagagagggagagagagaaagagatagagagggcgagagagagagaaagtcaGCTTATCAGGGAGAGAAGTTAGTGtctcagagagagagagagagagacagagagagagaggtagAATGGTGTATAGTAGAC containing:
- the LOC105208803 gene encoding uncharacterized protein LOC105208803, with the protein product MLESRENQNIVIKSVDGDAALLEQQSETLSPQVLNAYRELAKRYAIADFELAVQPIGGPGENSFGSVLKVCITPTGAPAQPALHTILKLAPTSPARRTHMRVKDVYTREVFMYAQVFSEFAALSASQANAVERAQFNAAPQMLYASLKDDAEFIIFEDLTAADFENNLRSNLPTYDLVVCAFRALAQLHAMSFVLQARQPQRFAALVAQMDDNLFTADMEEVSVEFGKKHVRRTRHLLEADLQLSGEHTPEMREVLRALQKIEDNFLKICLKAVNGAAYAPYSVICHGDFWNNNILYKFDSSNKERHTAVKAKLIDFQISRYAPPILDLVHYLYACTEKPLRDAHFNEFMQIYYDTLAQCIRDYELDPAVLYPEAIFREQLRQFGVYGYCMSAFALPFFVSNANEIPDLDKVSEAIQELSSSSSSASDCSDTDDVNDEVGGKEREQKRLNNNNNNNNNNNNNKTASTKSQSAAELVDELDILTERTLPIFKRRMIGNILDLQQYNMLENVLKY